From Nicotiana tabacum cultivar K326 chromosome 15, ASM71507v2, whole genome shotgun sequence, the proteins below share one genomic window:
- the LOC142169623 gene encoding putative mitochondrial protein AtMg00860, which translates to MSKCTFGQERVDYLGHVLSQQGLSVDPAKVAIVQQWPAPWNVREVRSFLGLTGYYRRFIRHIAMIASPLTDLLRHDSYSWKAFENLKQFLSSTLVLALPDFA; encoded by the coding sequence ATGTCCAAATGTACGTTTGGCCAGGAAAGAGTGGATTATTTGGGCCATGTTCTGTCACAGCAAGGCCTATCGGTGGACCCTGCTAAAGTTGCTATTGTACAACAATGGCCAGCACCGTGGAACGTGAGGGAAGTACGCAGTTTTCTTGGGCTCACTGGATATTATCGGCGGTTCATTCGTCACATCGCCATGATTGCCAGTCCTTTGACTGATCTTCTTCGGCATGACTCATATTCTTGGAAGGCCTTCGAGAATTTGAAGCAATTTCTTAGCTCCACACTAGTGTTGGCACTTCCTGATTTCGCTTAA
- the LOC107794307 gene encoding glutaredoxin-C1-like, whose amino-acid sequence MYQAAESSWAGNYHNNIATRRGSSSSSDPLERVVRLASGSAVVIFSVSTCCMCHAVKRLFCGMGVHPTVYELDQDPKGKEMERALSRLLGNAPAVPVVFIGGKLIGAMDRVMASHINGTLVPLLKEAGALWL is encoded by the coding sequence ATGTATCAAGCAGCAGAGTCATCTTGGGCTGGAAATTACCACAACAACATAGCAACAAGGCGTGGATCGTCATCGTCGTCAGACCCGTTGGAGAGGGTTGTGAGGCTGGCGTCAGGAAGCGCGGTGGTGATATTCAGCGTGAGCACATGTTGCATGTGTCATGCAGTGAAGAGGCTGTTTTGTGGAATGGGAGTGCACCCTACGGTATACGAATTGGACCAAGACCCCAAAGGCAAAGAAATGGAGAGAGCACTCTCTAGGCTTTTAGGCAACGCTCCTGCAGTCCCTGTTGTCTTCATTGGTGGAAAACTAATTGGAGCAATGGATAGAGTTATGGCTTCTCATATTAATGGCACTCTTGTCCCACTTCTCAAGGAAGCCGGCGCTCTCTGGCTTTGA